In the genome of Candidatus Desulfatibia profunda, one region contains:
- a CDS encoding FHA domain-containing protein yields MPTLTLSFKDNTIAKYRIEKGQSLTIGRKESNDIPIENLAVSGHHAKIDSVGDGFLLTDLQSKNGSFVNKALVSSHWLKEGDNILIGKHTLIFSYDEGEERPPEDVGEMEQTMIMDTDKYRDMLAQAMPKAAAAPEAKEAVGVLSYLAGGEGEIKLTKKLTKIGKSPASDIVVGGLMMGATAATISKRPQGYSLSYVGGMTKPKVNGETVKESVNLKEFDVIEIGSLKLQFVSEKQ; encoded by the coding sequence ATGCCGACTTTGACACTTTCTTTCAAAGATAACACAATTGCCAAGTATCGCATTGAAAAGGGGCAATCTCTGACGATCGGCCGCAAGGAGAGCAACGACATACCGATCGAGAACCTCGCGGTTTCCGGACACCACGCCAAGATAGATTCTGTGGGGGATGGGTTTTTGCTGACGGACCTGCAAAGCAAAAACGGTTCCTTTGTAAACAAGGCGCTGGTTTCATCTCACTGGCTTAAAGAGGGTGACAACATTCTTATCGGCAAACATACCCTGATCTTTAGCTACGATGAAGGTGAGGAAAGACCGCCTGAAGACGTCGGCGAGATGGAACAGACCATGATCATGGATACGGACAAGTACCGGGATATGCTGGCCCAAGCCATGCCGAAAGCCGCAGCAGCCCCGGAGGCCAAAGAGGCGGTCGGTGTCCTGTCCTATCTGGCCGGAGGCGAAGGTGAAATAAAGCTTACCAAAAAGCTTACCAAAATTGGAAAGAGCCCCGCATCGGACATTGTGGTGGGCGGGCTTATGATGGGGGCGACGGCCGCTACCATCAGCAAGCGTCCCCAAGGCTATTCTTTAAGTTATGTGGGCGGGATGACCAAACCGAAGGTCAACGGCGAGACCGTAAAGGAGTCGGTCAATCTAAAAGAATTTGATGTCATCGAGATCGGCTCGCTCAAATTGCAGTTTGTCAGCGAGAAGCAGTAA
- a CDS encoding protein kinase, producing MEKLGQGSMGVVYLGMDPYIKRNVAIKVSRPYVDHQDTEAKNYRTRFFTEAQSAGRLSHPNIVAIYDAGMHQNFYYLAMEYINGSTLKNFCAKENLLPVSKVVEIMFAACRAIDYAHSRGVVHRDIKPSNMMLTESGDTKITDFGIAHVHTDISYTKGLIGSPCYMSPEQIQEKAVDDKSDIFSLGCVLYELLIGEKAFPGDNHFAIMYKISHSDPVPVLEIRPKIPPILDKIIRKALAKDTSVRYQTCMDFAYDLRVALRGLTDTVKKSKAEDIVDYVHQVSFFDNFTRDQVKNILKSSNLIKVLKGKVLVSEGEIDDSFYIILSGKAVVRKNDKNIAVISRGECFGEMAYLAGDARAATVLAGTDCVLMKISATLLERSSESVQLLFLKRFAMTLLSRLAQKK from the coding sequence ATGGAAAAATTGGGCCAGGGCAGCATGGGCGTGGTATACCTGGGAATGGATCCTTACATCAAACGGAACGTTGCCATCAAAGTTTCGCGACCTTACGTAGACCATCAGGACACCGAGGCCAAAAATTATCGCACGCGATTTTTTACGGAAGCCCAGTCAGCCGGACGTCTCTCGCATCCCAATATCGTGGCCATTTACGATGCCGGAATGCATCAGAATTTTTATTATCTTGCCATGGAGTATATCAACGGATCGACCCTTAAAAATTTCTGCGCCAAAGAAAACCTGCTGCCTGTCAGCAAGGTCGTTGAAATCATGTTCGCAGCCTGCCGGGCCATTGATTATGCCCACAGCCGAGGTGTCGTTCACAGGGATATCAAGCCGTCAAATATGATGTTAACCGAATCCGGCGATACTAAAATCACTGATTTTGGAATCGCGCACGTTCATACGGACATCAGCTATACCAAAGGACTCATCGGATCTCCGTGTTATATGTCTCCGGAACAGATCCAGGAAAAAGCGGTTGACGATAAAAGCGATATTTTTTCTTTAGGCTGTGTGTTGTACGAATTGTTGATCGGGGAAAAAGCCTTTCCCGGCGACAATCACTTTGCCATTATGTATAAAATCAGCCATTCAGATCCTGTTCCCGTTTTAGAAATTCGCCCTAAAATTCCTCCTATTCTGGATAAAATTATCCGCAAGGCCCTTGCCAAAGATACCAGTGTCCGCTACCAGACTTGTATGGACTTTGCATATGATTTGCGGGTTGCGTTAAGAGGTTTAACCGACACCGTCAAAAAATCCAAAGCCGAGGATATCGTGGATTATGTCCATCAAGTCTCCTTTTTTGACAATTTTACCAGAGACCAGGTCAAAAATATTCTCAAATCGAGCAATCTGATCAAGGTTCTCAAAGGAAAGGTGCTGGTGAGCGAAGGGGAAATCGACGATTCTTTCTATATTATCCTCAGCGGCAAAGCAGTCGTAAGGAAAAACGACAAAAACATCGCCGTCATCAGCAGGGGGGAATGTTTTGGTGAAATGGCATATTTAGCCGGCGATGCCCGCGCCGCCACGGTGTTGGCGGGAACCGACTGTGTCTTGATGAAAATCAGCGCCACCTTGCTGGAAAGGTCTTCGGAATCCGTCCAACTGCTGTTTTTGAAGCGCTTTGCCATGACCTTGCTGTCCCGTCTGGCCCAAAAAAAATAA
- a CDS encoding serine/threonine-protein phosphatase: MVVIESAGITDVGKKRTGNEDALYLDDDLKLYLVADGMGGHLAGEVASGLVVNTIRDYMKRFQKEGNVEEMDDPDETLSKEANRLLSSINLANKGVHEVAQSNENYRGMGATISAAFFTDDTLIVANVGDSPVYLVHDGGIELLSVTHNVISEQMAINPEAAKKLDHRFRHMLTRAMGIEETVQADVCEIQYFDGDVLTISSDGLSDKVSPEEILDVVKRERPEKACQTLVNLANERGGDDNITVIVLKIRTEDEKGGIMGLISRIMSPFKKIFN; the protein is encoded by the coding sequence ATGGTTGTCATTGAATCGGCAGGAATTACTGACGTTGGTAAAAAGAGGACGGGCAATGAAGATGCCCTGTATCTTGATGATGACCTGAAGCTTTACCTGGTGGCTGACGGCATGGGGGGACACTTAGCCGGCGAGGTGGCCAGCGGACTTGTGGTAAATACCATAAGGGACTACATGAAGCGTTTCCAAAAGGAAGGGAACGTTGAAGAGATGGATGACCCCGACGAAACCCTTTCCAAAGAGGCCAACCGGCTGCTCTCCAGCATAAATCTGGCCAACAAGGGTGTTCACGAGGTTGCCCAAAGCAATGAAAACTATCGCGGAATGGGTGCCACCATATCGGCGGCCTTTTTCACGGACGATACGCTCATTGTAGCCAATGTGGGCGACAGTCCCGTCTATCTAGTGCATGACGGCGGCATCGAACTGTTGTCGGTGACACACAATGTGATCTCCGAGCAGATGGCGATTAATCCTGAGGCTGCCAAGAAACTGGACCATCGGTTCAGACACATGCTGACCCGGGCCATGGGAATTGAAGAAACGGTACAGGCTGATGTCTGCGAGATCCAATACTTCGACGGCGATGTCCTGACCATTAGCTCCGATGGTCTGAGTGATAAAGTTTCTCCCGAGGAAATCCTCGATGTTGTGAAAAGAGAACGGCCTGAGAAGGCCTGTCAAACGCTCGTGAATCTGGCCAATGAGCGTGGCGGAGATGACAATATTACCGTGATTGTGTTAAAGATAAGGACTGAGGATGAAAAAGGAGGGATCATGGGACTGATCTCGCGAATTATGTCTCCTTTTAAAAAAATATTTAATTAA